The following nucleotide sequence is from Pochonia chlamydosporia 170 chromosome 4, whole genome shotgun sequence.
GCGCGAAGCCGAGTGCTTCCAGACCGACGATGGGTTTTAGACGGATCGAGGAGTAGCGACTCCGGCACTGGCGTCTTAACAGGGCTGGATTGTCGCCTATCTGGCACATTCACTTTTTCTACGGGTGAATTAGGCTCCGGAGCAGACACTCGACGACTGTCGTCTTGCTCTGTCCCTGGATCATTCGTTTTGTTGTCACGAATGATCTGTTTGATCTTGGAAATGGGGTTCCTTGTAGGCGAACCAGATCGACTCCACGCTGGAGAAAGATTAGCGGCAATAGCTGGTTCGGTGTTTCCTCGAGCTGGCTTAAGCTCAGGGGAGGTTGGCAGCGAGGAGTCCCTGTCATAGGAAAACTTCCGAGGTCGatcagcaacatcaaggcTCTGTCGTCCTGGCACATATCGGGGTGGAGAGCCAAGATACATCTTATTATCCGCGGCAGGCTTTCGATCCGAGTCGCTGGTGTCGACCAATGAGCCATTTCTGCTGTGGAAGCGACTGGGCGGTTGTGATAATGTCTTATTTTCTGGTGTCTTCACTCCAGCGGGGGATCCAATTGGTTCCTGATCAGAAAATGCATCCGATAACTCTCGGTCCCGGGCATCTTTGGCAACCATCTCAAGCATCTGCCTCTCTAAGAGGTCCTTGgtcatgttggtgctggcacTGCCGCCATTCTTCCCCTGGCGAGAGGGCCTCTTTGAATCCTTGTGATCATTTTCGCTGCCAGATATATCCGATGTAGAATCCTTTCTATGCCAGACTAGGTCGTGGTGAATGTTGTGTGCCTGGCCACCATGGCGATGTGGAAACGCCCTGATATTGTGTAACGTTTGCTTTGCTCGGTCTTTTGCACTGCTATGAGATAAATCAGTGTCAACTTTGGAGATGCCTGAGATTGGCGGGTCCATAGTGCTGTCATCCTGCATTGAGAAAGGTGGCATAACCTCGAAGGGAGAAACACCCGATTCGTTAGACATGGGCCGTGTCAGATTTGTAGTCGTAGGGAATATTTTGCGCCAGTTGCGGTCCTCAATGAGTTCCTTGTGACGCTCCTGTTCTAGCCAGTATGCATCAGCCACTATATCACACGGTTCAATGAACCAGTCTACCCGTGGCCGCCTCACGCGAGCTGCGGCTCTCGAGCTACTGTCCGGGGAGATTTGGTTGGTCGCCTCGTCTGCTCCAGGGAACGCAGGCATGAATGATCCGTCTTCGTCAGGATGTGTTGCAAATGATGTCGCTCGTTCAACCACCTTGTCAACCCATGGTTTGACGCCCTCCACGTCCGCAAAGCCCTGCCTTTCTCCATCAATGACTTTTCGCTCACGGGCCCGTACCTTGCGGTTTCGAATGTATTGTAGCGGATTATAATGCCGCCCTAGGGGAACATTGTCCCCGGGAGCAAACCTAAATGGCTTATTGCCGATCGGGGATCCTGGAGGACTTGTGGCCAAAGACGCGGCAGACTTGAGGGGCGGCAAAACCTCAAGAAGCCTTCTGTACTGCGCCATAAGTTCTAAATGTTCCTTGGCTTTTTGCGCCCTGGCCAAAGTCGAAGCCGAGAAGTGATATCGGTAATGTGTGTCATGTCCACTGCCTTCAAAGCTTGACTCAAACTTCCCAGACGATAACCGCGGAGACTGAGCCTGTTGAAACATGGGACTGTTGTTATAGGAAGATTTTCGTTGCTGCTGGAAATGTTGTCGAAGGTTACTCCCAGAGCTTCCATCCGGTAACGGCCCCAGTCGAGGAGGCGTATTGCGTGAGACAGTTCGTCGGGAAGCGATGCGTCGAGATTCGCTAAGGTTCAGTGCCATCTGCACAATCTGTGTCgaatcaacatcaccagcactTTCTACAGAAGCCCGAGGCGGCGGCGAAGGCTCTTCAGAATCTTTGTTGAGGACATCCTTTTGAGCAGACCCGTCACTGCGGTTCCCAATACTTTGAGGTGACAAGCTGCTCTTATCTCGCAAACTCCGTCCAGAACTTTCATTCGGTTTCAGCGACTGCCTGTTATTCGATCGCAAAGATTGCGGTGTACGCGGAGACTGCGACGCCTTGCCATTCAGCTGTAAACTGTCCCGGACAGACCCTCGACTAGCATGTCGTCTGTCGCCCGATATGGAGTCGTGTACCAAGAATCCTCCCCCGGATTTGTATTTCGCTTTTCGTCGTGTACTTCCCCCTCTTTGAATGCCATCCTGCCCATTCTGTTCTGCCTGTCCGAGACCAGCGCCAAGGTGCTGGCTGCCGCCAGTGTACGTGGGCAGCTGACTCGCTGCGATGCCCTCGCGCCGACCACCACTGCGACTTGATTCTCCCGTCTCGTAGCTATTCCTAGCCCGACCATCTGGTGTCAAAAGGCCGCTTCTGGAGTCGACGTGGCCCGGCGGTCTAGTTGCATCGTGGTCCGCCATGACGTTGGTTTTTGCCACATGCTGCAGGCGGACGGTTGTTGGAGCAAGCAGCTGGTGATCAAATGCCCAGGTTCACCATTGTCAGCGTCGAGGACGGGGAATGCAAAAGGACGGCCTGTTGTTGAGGGAACGAAGGACCAGCCAAGCGGGTTTGTTGAGGGGAGATATTCAAAGAACTGGGTCTAAATGACGATGCCCCTTGGTGCTGGATGCGGATTTGGATGTGCAAGTTGCTCAAAGGTGAAAGTGGATGCGCATGCGGATAACTAATGTACCTCCCCGGTCAAGATCAGGCCAAGCTTTGAAGGGACTTGACTGGATCAGCCAAcgaatggacatggagtggcACTGGGACAGACGAGGGGGGTCAAGTGGCATGTGCCGCGGGAAGGAGCCGACGGCAGTCTCCAGCGCTTTCCTTGTCCACTGACTGCCAACGTTCCAGCCAGCTCATGTGAGAAATCGTCAGATCAATAAGATCTGATGATAAATTCTATCAATCCACCGAAGCGCACCTGCATCACACAGGCAGGTGCAGATATTGCAATTCTATATATCCATCCTGAATGCAAAAATTTTCTGCCTCATACCATTTGCAATGTCATCGTACCTCAACGGCCCAACGGTGTGGCCCACTGACGCCAGCCAAACAAGGCAACGACCAGACTCGATGCCAAACCAAATTGACCTCCCAGCATCTGCTGCCGCTCGTCACACAAATTGGAAACTTTCCCGCCAACTGTCAAGCGTCTGCAGTAAAAATGCCACTGTCTCATGCGTAGAGGAGTCGGCGTAACCCACTCATCGACAGTACGTAACCGACCTGCAGAAGCGGCACTTCTAGCTCGACACCGATTCTTATTACATGTGAGAATACCCTCCAAAATCTGCCACCGAGGTATGCCCAACCAGCTATCCTGCCGTCCTGCTGGGAAAGTAACAAGCAAATAGGAAACAAATCGCTGAAATTCGTACATACTTTCTAAATGTACATGGTTGTGTGGTGATATACACTCTATGTCTAGTCATACAAACACCCCTTGACCACCCTacgccgcagcagcagcgtgACCAACAACACCGTCGCATCTATTACAAAgcccatcttcttgctcgGCCAAATACCTCCAGCACCTGGAGCACTTCTCCTGGCGAGGGGGCAGCACATGCACTGTGCCTTTCTGCCCAGCAAACTCGAATTCCTTAGTGAACCGCCATGCTGGATTAGTGTCTACCGGCTTGTTCACATCTACATGTGACACCACAAACATTGCGTCAAGCTCGTCCACATACTCGGCCAGCAGGCTTGTCAACTCTTCATTCTCAGTGTTGATGAGAACGGAGCACTGAAGCGAACTGCCTAGCGCCTTTGCCTCGCGCGCCTGCTCCAAGCCAGCTTTGACAGCGCCATGAATCGAGCTCAGAGCTACCGCGTCGCTTCGAAGCTTGTTCGGATCAACCGCCAATCGGGCTGCGTCGATCAACGGAGCCTTGTACAGTTGTCGTGCTGgatgttccatgttcctaCACGATAGTTAGATGTGGTCTGTCCATTTTCGAGGCAGCAAAACTTACCCATCCTTAACCATCCACTCCGGGCGATGAGACCATACTTCTTCTACCAAAATCGGCGTAATAGGCGCGAGCATGCGCAAGAACCCCACGAAAATGTGCTCAAGAGCGCCGCCCCCATCGCCACAGTAAAGGCGGTCCTTGAGACCCTCAAGGTAGAAAGCAGACAAATCAGTGGCCACCCAGCGATTTATCAAGCCCGTTGCTTTGTGGAATTCGTAGTTATTGACAGCTTCCCAGACTTGCTCCATCGTGTCAGATAGCTGCATAATGGCGATCTGATCGAGTTTGGTAAGCGGAGAAGTGCGACTCGATTCGTGAAGCGACCCAAGAATCATCTTCAGAATAGTGCGATACTTGATGAGCGCATTATGAGTCGTCTGTAGAATAGATGTCCCAATCAAGATATCCGAAGTAAAGTCACAGCTAGCAGCCCACAATCGCAGGGCATCCGGTCCTAGGGCGTCGAACCGAGGTGCTTCTTTGCTACCACCTTTACCTTTGCCCTTCAACGGGGGAAGCAGCCGCCCGTTCATAACCTCGTCAGGAACAATAGTATTTCCAAGGGACTTGGACATCTTCTTTCCCTGCGCATCCAAAGTAAACCCATGAGTGATGAGCGTCTTAAATGGTGGTTGAATATCTGCGTCCGGAACGCCATCTGACTTTTGCGCCGCAACGTACGTTAGTAGACTTGATTGAAACCAACCGCGATGCTGGTCTGAGCCTTCAAGGTAGACATCGACAGGCTGGCCAATTTCCATCCAGCTGGTGCCGCTATCGAACCAGACATCCATGGTGTCAGTTCCTCTCCGATATTTACCATCGAGGTTCGACGGCACCCAAGCGGGATCATCTGGCGCATCAGAGAACCACCCTTGCGTCGTGCGCTGCTGCATCACGGAGATGATGTGCTCGATGGTCTCGTCGTTCATAACAGCATTCCCAGCTTCATCGTACAGAGTAGGAATCGGGACACCCCACGATCGTTGGCGAGAAATACACCATTCGCTTCTGCCCTTGACGAAGCTTTCCAGGCGAGATCGACCGGATTCCGGGACAAATCGCACGTTGCTGAGTGCTTTTAACGAGCCTTGCTTGATTCGTCCGACATCTGCGAACCACTGAGCCGTCGCCCTAATGATAACAGGCTGTTTCGTTCTCCAGTCGTATGGGTATTTATGTTGAAGGTCGTGCGTAACGAGAACGTCTTCCTTGATCAACTCCAAGACGGCCTCGCTGCCGCCTTCCAGGATTGAGGGTGCACTGGTGAGCAACTCAGGTTGATCAGGGTACGCCTCTATGGTGAAGAAACCGTCATCCGTGATTGGCGCAAACGCCTCGATCCCAAGCTTAGAACACACCTCGTAATCATCTTGGCCGTGTCCCGGCGCCATGTGCACCAGCCCTGTACCAGAATCAGCGGAAACAAAATCTGCATGGACAATAGTTTGTGCGGCTGCCAAACTCCCACGCAGCTTGTTCCTGTACTGCAACCCAGCTAAATCCGAACCCCTAATAGAGTCCGTCACCACGTCAAACTCAGGCAGCAATTCTCGCATGGCATCCACGCGGCTAGACGCAACCAAAAGACCGTAATCACCCACTCGCAGCAACGAGTAAAGCATGTCATTGTGAACCGCAATAGCCTTATTCGCAGGCAGTGTCCACGGCGTGGTTGTCCAAATAGCCGCGTACAGAGACCCATTGAAGGCAGCCAAGGCCGGTATGGCGCTCACGCCCGAAAGAATCGGAAACCTAACGTATGCCGCATGAGAGATATGATCATCGCGATACTCcagctcagcttcagccAACGCCGTTCTCGATGAGATGGACCAGTACACAGGTTTATGTTTCCGATAAATCAGTCCATGCCGAACCATTTTCTGAAAGACCCTCAATTGCCTTATTTCGTACTCTCGGTCCATCGTAGTCCACTTATTATCCCACTCTGCCATGACACCAAAGGATTGAAACCCCTTCATCTGTTCGGTAATCGTCTTGCTCGCCAGCTTCCTCGCCGCTTCTCGCACCTTTACGGGAGTGAGCCCGCCGGCGGTGTTGGATCCCA
It contains:
- a CDS encoding isoleucyl-tRNA synthetase (similar to Neosartorya fischeri NRRL 181 XP_001262777.1); its protein translation is MSKSWKATLKLPKSSFPARPNPKLQQRYLRECTDDLYQWQTAHRPQNDPFILHDGPPYANGPLHIGHAINKILKDMIIRTQVQNGKRVTYRPSWDCHGLPIEMKALGSNTAGGLTPVKVREAARKLASKTITEQMKGFQSFGVMAEWDNKWTTMDREYEIRQLRVFQKMVRHGLIYRKHKPVYWSISSRTALAEAELEYRDDHISHAAYVRFPILSGVSAIPALAAFNGSLYAAIWTTTPWTLPANKAIAVHNDMLYSLLRVGDYGLLVASSRVDAMRELLPEFDVVTDSIRGSDLAGLQYRNKLRGSLAAAQTIVHADFVSADSGTGLVHMAPGHGQDDYEVCSKLGIEAFAPITDDGFFTIEAYPDQPELLTSAPSILEGGSEAVLELIKEDVLVTHDLQHKYPYDWRTKQPVIIRATAQWFADVGRIKQGSLKALSNVRFVPESGRSRLESFVKGRSEWCISRQRSWGVPIPTLYDEAGNAVMNDETIEHIISVMQQRTTQGWFSDAPDDPAWVPSNLDGKYRRGTDTMDVWFDSGTSWMEIGQPVDVYLEGSDQHRGWFQSSLLTYVAAQKSDGVPDADIQPPFKTLITHGFTLDAQGKKMSKSLGNTIVPDEVMNGRLLPPLKGKGKGGSKEAPRFDALGPDALRLWAASCDFTSDILIGTSILQTTHNALIKYRTILKMILGSLHESSRTSPLTKLDQIAIMQLSDTMEQVWEAVNNYEFHKATGLINRWVATDLSAFYLEGLKDRLYCGDGGGALEHIFVGFLRMLAPITPILVEEVWSHRPEWMVKDGNMEHPARQLYKAPLIDAARLAVDPNKLRSDAVALSSIHGAVKAGLEQAREAKALGSSLQCSVLINTENEELTSLLAEYVDELDAMFVVSHVDVNKPVDTNPAWRFTKEFEFAGQKGTVHVLPPRQEKCSRCWRYLAEQEDGLCNRCDGVVGHAAAAA